In candidate division KSB1 bacterium, the following proteins share a genomic window:
- a CDS encoding T9SS type A sorting domain-containing protein: MRPLVFTSLILFAAQYVAAQPDTLWTRYVETDSATVFLGAAEAANGDFLLTGVTNLRSSGEVQQQDMIIARLSASGDLTWTSVVSGGAYVGHQEQGTAVIELPNGELLVSGWQLVSGNSTRGMLLRLSSTGSLLTEYFVGGADSSARLNDLFFTPGGGQVAAVGFRRADSPYAAPNMLLSVRNFSGEQAWSAQFGMNALYDYGMRGVAVADAYYLAGYRQAGTQNYDFWLLRADTNGVQEWGTSYSHTGADELADMDRSVFGDLYLGGAGTSSNLTTGYLVKVSEDGFRDWDRLVSGGYPYSRLRGVAARPAGGAICVGTAGTGGAHRQFLLAMYTSAGDSEGTWAYGPTDSSGFYGVSALSTGGWLAFGAGVVNGKSQGFVARLQRPRGLHGRVLDREGGVPQSGVWVQRADGWQYTISTDDGYYALELPAGTFDFILSGACVETDTLHGITVTDNPDLVTDLEIGVPDYAKHHTSINLLAWNDVSQTSPVYLYNSGSGALRFRVSVQAEAPVGPWLSVSPAAGLVGAHDSIAVMLTVAPDTTNDGVYDFAGTLSVRTNSCPDSTDAIPILVTVLDAAAPPSLAHEFRLWDAYPNPFNARTTIRYALPRDSRVSLRVFDIQGRESAVLVDAAQRAGLHELSFDGTDLATGMYFAVLRAGAETRMTKLLLLK, encoded by the coding sequence ATGCGCCCTCTTGTTTTCACGAGCTTGATCCTGTTTGCCGCACAGTACGTTGCCGCTCAGCCTGACACCCTGTGGACTCGCTACGTGGAAACGGACAGCGCCACGGTGTTTCTGGGGGCGGCGGAGGCGGCCAACGGCGACTTCCTGCTGACGGGTGTCACCAACTTGCGCAGTTCTGGCGAAGTTCAGCAACAGGACATGATCATTGCGCGGCTGTCCGCTTCCGGCGACTTGACTTGGACTTCCGTGGTCAGCGGCGGAGCGTACGTTGGCCATCAGGAGCAGGGAACGGCGGTCATCGAACTTCCGAACGGCGAGCTGCTGGTGAGCGGTTGGCAACTGGTCTCAGGAAACTCGACACGCGGAATGCTGCTCCGGCTGTCGTCAACCGGATCGCTTCTGACCGAGTATTTCGTCGGCGGCGCGGATTCCAGCGCGCGGCTGAACGACCTCTTCTTTACTCCCGGTGGCGGTCAAGTGGCGGCGGTGGGCTTTCGTCGTGCTGATTCGCCTTACGCGGCGCCGAACATGCTGCTCTCCGTTCGGAATTTTTCCGGTGAGCAGGCGTGGTCCGCGCAGTTCGGAATGAACGCGCTTTACGACTACGGCATGCGCGGCGTCGCGGTGGCCGATGCCTACTACCTTGCGGGTTATCGCCAGGCCGGAACCCAGAACTATGATTTCTGGCTGTTGCGCGCGGACACGAACGGAGTGCAGGAATGGGGCACGTCGTATTCTCACACGGGCGCGGATGAGCTGGCGGACATGGACCGCTCGGTGTTCGGCGATTTGTATCTCGGTGGCGCGGGCACGTCGTCGAATCTGACCACGGGCTATCTCGTGAAGGTTTCCGAAGACGGCTTTCGCGATTGGGATCGATTGGTAAGCGGCGGTTACCCCTACTCGCGCCTGCGCGGCGTCGCGGCACGTCCGGCGGGCGGGGCGATTTGCGTGGGTACGGCCGGAACCGGCGGCGCGCATCGACAGTTCTTGCTGGCGATGTACACATCGGCGGGCGACAGCGAAGGCACGTGGGCGTATGGGCCGACGGACAGCAGCGGGTTTTACGGGGTGTCGGCGTTGTCAACGGGCGGATGGCTGGCCTTTGGCGCGGGCGTCGTCAATGGCAAGAGCCAGGGTTTTGTTGCGCGACTTCAGCGGCCGCGCGGGCTGCATGGCCGCGTGCTGGATCGCGAAGGCGGAGTCCCGCAGAGTGGTGTGTGGGTGCAGCGAGCGGATGGCTGGCAATACACGATCTCAACGGACGATGGCTACTATGCGCTGGAGCTGCCCGCGGGGACCTTCGACTTCATTCTTTCCGGCGCCTGCGTAGAAACGGACACGCTTCACGGGATTACAGTGACAGACAACCCGGATCTCGTGACGGATCTGGAAATCGGCGTCCCGGACTACGCGAAGCACCATACCTCGATTAATCTGCTGGCTTGGAATGATGTATCGCAGACATCCCCGGTGTACCTCTACAATAGCGGTTCGGGAGCATTGCGGTTCCGGGTGTCGGTTCAGGCTGAGGCGCCGGTCGGGCCCTGGTTGAGTGTTTCCCCTGCCGCAGGACTCGTCGGCGCGCACGATTCCATTGCGGTCATGCTGACGGTCGCGCCGGACACGACAAATGACGGCGTCTATGACTTTGCCGGGACACTGAGCGTGCGCACCAACTCCTGCCCGGACAGCACGGACGCTATCCCGATTCTGGTCACGGTCCTCGATGCGGCTGCGCCGCCGTCCCTCGCGCATGAGTTCCGGCTCTGGGATGCCTATCCGAATCCGTTCAATGCGCGGACGACCATTCGCTACGCGCTGCCGCGGGATTCGCGGGTCTCCTTGCGCGTGTTCGACATTCAGGGTCGCGAGTCCGCGGTGCTCGTTGATGCGGCACAGCGCGCGGGCCTTCACGAGTTGAGCTTTGACGGAACGGATTTAGCGACCGGGATGTATTTCGCCGTGCTGCGCGCGGGAGCCGAGACGCGCATGACGAAGCTGTTGTTGCTGAAATAG
- a CDS encoding 8-oxoguanine deaminase — protein MNILLQHLAAVFQSAERELRDADILLSDERIVEVGQAIEPPAGAQVIDCRGKVAIPGLINCHHHFFQILTRCLPGAQDAKLFDWLVFHYPVWRHMNPAAFRAANRLAICELLLTGCTTTSDHLYLFPQAQSEDPLSLQVENARELGIRYCGTRGSMSRGRSQGGLPPDDLCEADERVLLHSEDSIRRYHDPRPFAMSQLHLAPCSPFNVTRDLLIQTARLARKHGVRLHTHLAETTDEHEYCREVYGCTPLELMEQVEWLGPDVWFAHGVCFCDAELDALATARCGICHCPSSNMRLGSGVARVPEMLLRDIPLGLGVDGSASNDSSDMLGELRQAMLLARMNYGAAAMNARTVLRMATEGSARLLGRPELGRIEPGMAADIAVFDVERLGFAGAADPIAALLFCGFDHRAWLVMVNGRILVEKGRLTTADETQIAADAVREARAMWARSGVIR, from the coding sequence ATGAATATTTTGCTGCAACACCTCGCTGCCGTGTTCCAATCCGCGGAGCGCGAACTGCGCGATGCCGATATCCTACTCAGCGATGAACGGATCGTCGAGGTCGGGCAGGCGATCGAACCGCCCGCAGGGGCACAAGTTATCGATTGCCGGGGTAAGGTAGCGATCCCGGGACTTATCAACTGCCACCACCATTTCTTTCAGATTCTCACCCGCTGTTTGCCCGGTGCGCAGGACGCGAAGTTGTTTGACTGGCTGGTCTTCCACTATCCCGTCTGGCGGCACATGAATCCCGCGGCGTTCCGCGCCGCCAACAGGCTGGCGATTTGTGAATTGCTGCTCACCGGCTGTACGACGACCTCGGATCACCTCTACCTCTTTCCGCAGGCCCAGTCCGAGGATCCGCTGTCGCTGCAAGTCGAGAACGCGCGCGAACTCGGCATCCGCTATTGTGGCACTCGCGGCTCCATGTCACGCGGCCGCTCGCAGGGCGGTCTCCCGCCGGACGATTTGTGCGAAGCTGACGAGCGCGTCCTCCTCCACAGCGAAGATTCGATTCGTCGTTATCATGATCCGCGGCCATTCGCCATGTCGCAACTGCACCTCGCCCCTTGCAGTCCGTTCAATGTCACGCGTGACCTGCTGATCCAGACGGCGCGACTGGCCCGCAAACACGGCGTCCGGCTGCATACACATCTGGCCGAGACGACCGACGAGCACGAGTACTGTCGCGAAGTTTACGGCTGCACTCCCCTCGAACTCATGGAACAGGTCGAGTGGCTTGGACCCGATGTATGGTTCGCGCACGGCGTCTGTTTTTGCGATGCCGAGCTCGACGCACTGGCGACCGCGCGATGTGGAATCTGTCATTGCCCGTCCAGCAACATGCGCCTCGGGTCGGGCGTGGCGCGGGTTCCCGAGATGCTGTTGCGGGATATTCCGCTCGGCCTCGGTGTGGATGGCAGCGCGTCCAACGACAGCTCGGATATGCTGGGCGAACTCAGACAGGCGATGCTGCTCGCCCGAATGAACTATGGCGCCGCCGCGATGAATGCGCGCACGGTCTTGCGGATGGCCACCGAAGGGTCCGCACGCCTGCTCGGTCGGCCTGAACTGGGCCGGATCGAACCGGGAATGGCGGCGGACATCGCGGTTTTCGACGTGGAACGTCTCGGCTTCGCCGGGGCCGCCGATCCTATCGCTGCCCTGCTGTTCTGCGGCTTCGACCACCGGGCCTGGCTCGTCATGGTCAACGGGCGAATCCTCGTCGAGAAGGGCCGCCTGACCACCGCGGACGAAACCCAGATTGCCGCCGATGCCGTTCGAGAGGCACGAGCGATGTGGGCAAGATCCGGCGTGATTCGGTAG
- a CDS encoding FHA domain-containing protein, producing the protein MLHPATPQDLPHERVRIVIIPADGIRAPIERVFAQPVIRVGRPDPANPGQAPELNLHPDMTVSREHATILRQGARWLVEDQRSKHGTALNGKQIQGAGAVEIPFGALIRTGDSLWTLIPEDWWSVPFDSVLIVAPCARVLNYASYHCGMPIMPRLVAINTARSVSRPFMLRLQVSGLSTPVDIRVAPLEPEMSREIAVPALAFDTASLRAQIEPIRASIRLDYEAKLGVEPSVDTLGGRGALPQYPPDATPLRLRGERELTVLGFWDWPYDSASRRTIAAFVTPRNPAVERIINEAQAKPGARAFRELLRTGAPDAELEILRSLYDFLATQRCIHYEDPKLKSGVALTPYQSIRSPHRIFHGDNPRDPGRATCIDLAVLFAACLEHVGLCPLIIFSGAADIAPRHALVGVWVGSTPGGQPVIDDQAMLIREIRSGRMHTVEGTGVTLDVGGGKPRLAFADAVAQAAALIERAAWVSAVDVLALRPPHGTITPLENAYEPEVARIYDECRRLATVQGARHVETGHLFCAIITAGGEITDRLFSRMNLNLAEMRAAVRGPELAREGILRVVATQNVLETQQLAFNFARDAGSPSVREQDLLWAVMQKAPLSPKLQDLLRKLQIDLARMRELLADEFPSPLLAATGVFANERLGQAE; encoded by the coding sequence ATGTTACATCCCGCAACCCCACAAGACCTCCCGCACGAGCGCGTCAGAATCGTCATCATCCCGGCCGATGGCATTCGAGCGCCCATCGAACGCGTGTTCGCTCAGCCGGTGATTCGCGTCGGACGACCCGATCCGGCCAATCCCGGCCAAGCGCCCGAGCTGAACTTGCATCCGGACATGACGGTGAGCCGGGAGCATGCCACGATTCTGCGTCAGGGTGCACGCTGGCTCGTCGAAGATCAACGGAGCAAGCACGGTACCGCCCTCAACGGGAAACAAATTCAAGGCGCCGGCGCCGTTGAAATTCCGTTCGGCGCGCTGATCCGAACCGGCGATTCGCTGTGGACGTTGATCCCGGAAGATTGGTGGTCCGTGCCGTTCGACTCCGTCCTGATCGTGGCCCCCTGTGCACGCGTCCTCAACTACGCATCGTATCATTGCGGCATGCCGATCATGCCGCGACTGGTCGCGATCAACACGGCGCGCAGCGTGTCACGCCCGTTCATGCTGCGGCTGCAGGTCTCCGGACTTTCGACTCCCGTGGACATCCGAGTGGCGCCACTCGAACCTGAAATGTCGCGGGAAATCGCCGTGCCTGCCCTGGCGTTTGACACGGCTTCACTGCGCGCGCAGATCGAACCCATCCGCGCCTCGATCCGGTTGGACTATGAAGCCAAACTCGGAGTCGAGCCTTCCGTGGATACCTTGGGCGGCCGCGGCGCGCTTCCGCAATACCCGCCTGATGCGACACCGCTCCGGTTGCGTGGTGAGCGCGAGCTGACGGTGCTGGGCTTCTGGGACTGGCCGTATGATTCCGCTTCACGACGCACGATCGCGGCGTTCGTTACCCCGCGCAATCCGGCCGTCGAACGGATCATAAACGAAGCACAAGCTAAGCCCGGCGCACGCGCGTTTCGTGAACTCCTGCGGACCGGTGCCCCTGACGCCGAACTCGAAATTCTCCGCTCCTTATACGACTTTCTGGCCACGCAGCGGTGTATTCACTATGAGGATCCGAAGCTCAAGTCCGGCGTGGCGTTGACCCCCTATCAGTCGATTCGATCCCCGCACCGCATCTTTCACGGTGATAACCCCCGCGATCCCGGGCGCGCCACCTGCATCGACCTCGCGGTGTTGTTTGCCGCGTGTCTCGAGCATGTCGGGCTGTGCCCCTTGATCATCTTCTCCGGTGCCGCTGATATCGCGCCGCGTCACGCGCTCGTCGGAGTGTGGGTCGGTTCGACACCGGGAGGTCAACCGGTCATCGACGATCAGGCCATGCTGATCCGCGAAATCCGCTCCGGCCGGATGCACACGGTCGAAGGCACCGGAGTCACCCTCGATGTCGGTGGCGGCAAACCGCGCCTCGCGTTCGCCGATGCGGTCGCGCAGGCCGCCGCGCTGATCGAACGCGCCGCATGGGTGAGCGCCGTCGATGTGCTGGCGTTGCGGCCGCCGCACGGCACCATTACGCCACTTGAGAATGCCTACGAACCGGAAGTCGCGCGTATCTATGACGAGTGCCGGCGGCTGGCGACCGTGCAGGGAGCGCGACATGTGGAGACCGGGCATCTCTTTTGCGCGATCATCACGGCAGGCGGGGAAATCACCGACCGCTTGTTCTCGCGCATGAATCTGAATCTTGCCGAAATGCGCGCGGCGGTCCGGGGACCCGAATTGGCCCGCGAGGGCATTTTGCGCGTGGTCGCGACGCAAAACGTGCTCGAGACGCAGCAGCTGGCGTTCAACTTTGCGCGCGATGCCGGTTCGCCCTCCGTGCGCGAACAGGATTTGCTCTGGGCCGTCATGCAAAAGGCGCCGCTCAGCCCCAAGCTGCAGGACCTGCTGCGCAAGTTGCAAATTGACCTGGCGCGCATGCGCGAACTGCTCGCCGACGAGTTTCCCTCGCCGTTGCTGGCGGCGACCGGCGTGTTCGCAAATGAGCGCTTAGGCCAAGCCGAATGA
- a CDS encoding bifunctional helix-turn-helix transcriptional regulator/GNAT family N-acetyltransferase — translation MDLIDTLGYLAVGSRLRRLSDRFMRDAARAYESQELDFEPRWFPVYYLVLKAQQPITVTEIAKRLGVTHPAVVQIVKDMSREGVILTDEGKADRRQRLVTLSEKGRRMAPPLEILWDDIRQATVELVRETDLDLIAVSETLEAALAKRGVFERVQERVKARQLDAVRIVDYRPTFRALFRTLNEEWLRKFFVLEPHDVEMLSDPEGCIIARGGVVLFAELEGEILGTCALLPHAPHVFELAKMAVTERAQGKQIGRKLALAAIERARTLQANAVILESSTKLGPALALYEKLGFRHVPRERPSAYARADVFMRLELDGSARRAEGSAPHAKPAN, via the coding sequence ATGGACCTAATCGATACCCTCGGATACCTCGCGGTCGGCAGCCGCCTCCGCCGACTCAGCGACCGCTTCATGCGGGACGCAGCGCGGGCCTACGAATCCCAGGAGCTCGACTTCGAGCCGCGCTGGTTTCCCGTTTATTATTTGGTGCTGAAGGCGCAGCAGCCGATCACGGTTACCGAAATTGCCAAGCGACTCGGAGTCACGCACCCCGCCGTCGTCCAGATTGTCAAAGACATGAGTCGCGAAGGTGTCATCCTGACCGACGAGGGCAAAGCGGATCGCCGGCAGCGGCTCGTCACGCTTTCGGAAAAGGGCCGGCGAATGGCCCCGCCGCTCGAAATACTGTGGGACGATATTCGCCAAGCGACCGTTGAGCTCGTGCGCGAAACCGATCTCGATCTGATCGCGGTTTCCGAGACGCTCGAAGCCGCGCTCGCCAAACGCGGCGTGTTCGAGCGCGTACAGGAACGCGTCAAGGCGCGTCAATTGGACGCCGTGCGGATTGTTGATTACCGCCCGACCTTTCGCGCGCTGTTCCGCACGCTCAATGAAGAGTGGCTGCGGAAATTCTTCGTGCTCGAACCACACGATGTCGAAATGCTCTCGGATCCGGAGGGCTGCATCATTGCGCGCGGCGGCGTCGTGCTGTTCGCGGAACTCGAGGGCGAAATCCTCGGCACCTGCGCGTTGCTGCCGCACGCGCCACACGTCTTTGAGCTGGCCAAGATGGCGGTGACGGAACGAGCGCAGGGCAAACAGATCGGCAGGAAGCTCGCGCTCGCCGCGATTGAGCGGGCGCGAACGCTGCAAGCGAACGCCGTTATCCTGGAAAGCAGCACTAAACTCGGGCCCGCGCTGGCCCTCTACGAAAAGCTGGGCTTCCGCCATGTGCCGCGTGAACGCCCCTCCGCATACGCCCGCGCGGATGTCTTCATGCGGCTGGAGCTCGACGGATCCGCTCGACGGGCGGAAGGTTCCGCACCGCACGCGAAGCCGGCGAATTGA
- a CDS encoding T9SS type A sorting domain-containing protein, giving the protein MKNLYPILLLICLLGIFGIAAASDWDELQAADRTETGTILDDGPRTCLADFNVTSFPYHHESTLVDAVNDCLVRSGQEHIYQVVVTVADEYTFSLCDGPAATNTQIYIKTGCCSGSTIATNDDGCGTTFGPARIDCVPLTAGTYWLIIEPRTAGGEGPYTLDISQCRNTCEQVQLADGVHDNGDGTLTYVQTVDASDAGTELYGGPYPAGSNPCVSGMTEYGFDIYSWYDQDYGWLHTWPGYNAEGGVCVQSVEIVVCSYDVDQSDCSELHPNNPQACELDNLFADAVLLNPNYLQGNDGDWAVTTFDVSPGALLADGGLEMFLDIDVWNYTCTWATTVHWSQLIVRYRTQACNQPPYTPLVESGPCYTADEDLCVLVTGPQPADPDGDAVTYQYRWFVMNDQTNGGFVDDEWNPLHPVDHSGSCIPAADTEIDDIWLVEVYAVDAQGTLSLDHATLQFPSIIRGPCGPQVPEVYDLGDIQVPECQLGYPLGTLETGGPANVVQALPLAWLGDTVTAEDVPNVPDTDAGDDGVEFLLTPWEPCANVCVRVTVRTGPFYFGEPMYIYGWKDGDLDCSWDDVLCNGQASECIIQGALVPPMEANGTQTLQFCFPDPGVTDIGRYQGRLRFRLMSSAPGCIEAQAGVDPVLGEVEDYLIRDLQLDVELLSFSAAHQPALAGNGEVRLEWSTASERDNRSFEIEKQIRGEWLMIERLDGAGTSTQTRNYAFSDAEVLIGTTYAYRLLTVDVNGHRSIVAERSVAVTAADPQTVSEYKLHANFPNPFNPSTTIVYDLMEAGHVKLSVFDVLGREIAVLQNGRQDAGRHRVEFAAQGLPSGLYLYRIEAADFSQLRKMILMK; this is encoded by the coding sequence ATGAAGAACCTATATCCGATTTTGCTGTTGATTTGCCTGCTCGGGATCTTTGGGATTGCCGCAGCCTCCGACTGGGATGAGCTGCAGGCGGCCGACCGGACCGAGACCGGTACGATTCTGGACGACGGTCCGCGCACGTGCCTCGCGGACTTCAATGTGACTTCGTTCCCCTATCACCACGAATCGACGCTGGTGGACGCGGTGAACGATTGTCTGGTGCGCTCCGGCCAGGAGCACATCTATCAAGTCGTGGTGACGGTGGCGGACGAATACACATTTTCGCTCTGCGACGGACCCGCCGCCACGAACACCCAGATCTACATCAAGACGGGCTGTTGCAGCGGCAGCACGATCGCGACGAACGACGACGGCTGTGGCACGACCTTCGGCCCGGCACGCATTGACTGCGTGCCCCTGACGGCAGGCACGTACTGGTTGATCATCGAGCCGCGCACCGCCGGGGGCGAAGGGCCGTACACGCTCGATATTTCGCAGTGCCGGAACACGTGCGAGCAAGTGCAGTTGGCCGACGGCGTGCATGACAACGGCGACGGTACGCTGACGTACGTGCAGACCGTCGATGCCTCGGACGCGGGCACGGAGCTGTATGGCGGTCCGTACCCGGCGGGATCGAATCCCTGCGTCTCCGGCATGACCGAGTACGGCTTCGACATCTACAGTTGGTACGATCAGGATTACGGCTGGCTCCACACTTGGCCGGGTTACAATGCCGAAGGCGGGGTGTGCGTGCAGTCGGTGGAGATCGTCGTCTGCTCATACGATGTCGATCAGAGCGATTGCAGTGAATTGCATCCGAACAATCCGCAGGCTTGCGAGCTCGACAATCTCTTCGCGGACGCGGTGCTCCTGAATCCGAACTATTTGCAAGGGAACGATGGCGACTGGGCGGTAACGACGTTCGACGTATCGCCCGGGGCGCTGCTGGCGGACGGCGGCCTGGAAATGTTTCTGGACATCGACGTCTGGAACTACACCTGCACGTGGGCGACGACGGTTCACTGGTCGCAATTGATTGTCCGCTATCGGACGCAGGCCTGCAACCAGCCGCCCTACACTCCGCTGGTGGAAAGCGGACCGTGCTACACCGCGGATGAGGATCTATGCGTTCTGGTGACCGGACCGCAGCCTGCCGACCCCGACGGCGACGCGGTTACCTATCAGTACCGCTGGTTCGTGATGAACGATCAGACCAACGGCGGATTTGTGGACGACGAGTGGAATCCGTTGCATCCGGTGGATCACTCGGGAAGCTGTATTCCGGCGGCTGACACGGAGATCGACGACATCTGGCTGGTCGAGGTTTATGCCGTGGACGCCCAGGGAACCCTGAGTCTGGACCACGCCACGCTGCAATTTCCGTCGATCATTCGCGGTCCGTGCGGTCCGCAGGTCCCGGAAGTGTATGACCTCGGCGACATTCAGGTGCCCGAGTGTCAGTTGGGCTATCCGCTGGGAACGTTAGAGACAGGCGGCCCGGCCAATGTGGTCCAGGCGCTTCCGCTGGCGTGGTTGGGGGACACGGTCACCGCCGAGGACGTACCGAACGTACCCGACACGGACGCAGGCGACGACGGCGTGGAGTTTCTGCTGACGCCGTGGGAGCCCTGCGCGAACGTCTGCGTGAGGGTGACGGTGCGAACCGGCCCGTTCTACTTTGGCGAGCCGATGTACATCTATGGCTGGAAAGACGGGGATCTGGATTGCAGTTGGGATGACGTGCTTTGCAACGGCCAGGCTTCGGAGTGCATTATTCAGGGCGCGCTCGTTCCGCCGATGGAGGCCAATGGAACTCAGACACTGCAATTCTGTTTTCCCGACCCCGGCGTCACGGATATCGGGCGCTATCAGGGTCGCTTGCGCTTCCGGCTCATGTCTTCCGCTCCGGGCTGCATCGAAGCGCAGGCCGGCGTGGATCCGGTCTTGGGCGAAGTCGAAGACTATTTGATTCGAGATCTGCAACTCGACGTCGAACTGCTTTCATTCTCGGCAGCGCATCAACCGGCGCTCGCGGGCAATGGCGAAGTTCGACTCGAGTGGAGCACCGCGAGTGAACGCGATAACCGCTCTTTCGAGATCGAAAAGCAGATTCGCGGCGAGTGGCTCATGATCGAGCGGCTCGACGGCGCAGGCACGTCCACGCAAACGCGCAACTATGCATTCAGCGACGCGGAGGTGCTGATCGGCACGACCTACGCCTATCGACTCCTCACGGTCGATGTGAACGGACACCGTTCCATCGTCGCGGAGCGCTCGGTCGCGGTGACCGCCGCTGACCCGCAGACGGTCAGCGAATACAAACTGCATGCGAACTTCCCGAATCCGTTCAATCCGTCCACGACCATCGTGTACGACTTGATGGAAGCCGGACACGTGAAGCTCAGCGTCTTCGACGTGCTGGGCCGCGAAATCGCCGTGTTGCAGAATGGCCGGCAGGATGCCGGTCGCCATCGCGTCGAGTTTGCGGCGCAGGGACTGCCGTCCGGACTATATCTGTACCGGATCGAGGCCGCCGACTTTTCACAGTTGCGGAAGATGATCTTGATGAAATAG
- a CDS encoding T9SS type A sorting domain-containing protein, producing MTTRTLLLLASMILHGSANAVTRNVPAQYATIREAIVAADPHDTVLVAQGTYAENLNFYGKNIVVASHYVLDGNPLTVRQTTIDGSQPVDPDSGSVVAIISGEDGTAELAGFTITGGTGMPLEDDDNHSFYVEGGGIIIENSTPYVHHNLIVGNAASRRPAGITSAGGGGIRCGFSDGTRILNNVVIGNSGRYGGGIVINYAIAEVSNNIIALNSGGQDYGGGGLWTNGAQSDTLFVWNNTIVGNSSALPGGGIRRFSQRIIGGNNIVWGNRSAQGGAQIHGGGASLLLTYSGVQGGYAGTGNITDYPGFADSLLALLDGSPCVDSGDPNPIFNDANGTRNDMGAYGGPRATGFSFDSPPTVSAPASRLASSAGPGSVDTIGVAISNFGLTTLLIENASFVTGESNGLRVVNTPMQVRPVAVDSLYVRWAAPGSTDVFDTLLIFHNDPAAMNPARIAFHGQLSAAADPRRESAVAGDLWMSQNFPNPFNPETELRFTLPYDTHVVLQVFDLAGRLTTTLVAGRYAAGSHTIKWDAGDTPTGMYFARLTAGNQTVMLKMLLLR from the coding sequence ATGACTACTCGCACGCTGCTCCTGCTCGCCAGCATGATCCTGCATGGTTCCGCGAATGCCGTAACGCGCAACGTCCCGGCGCAATATGCGACGATCCGAGAGGCAATCGTGGCTGCCGATCCCCACGATACCGTGCTCGTCGCCCAGGGTACTTACGCCGAGAACCTGAACTTCTACGGCAAGAATATCGTGGTCGCGAGTCACTATGTGCTCGACGGCAATCCGCTCACGGTCCGTCAGACGACGATCGACGGCAGTCAGCCCGTTGACCCCGATTCCGGTTCCGTTGTCGCCATCATTTCCGGCGAAGACGGAACCGCGGAATTGGCAGGCTTCACGATCACCGGCGGCACGGGGATGCCACTCGAAGATGACGACAACCACAGTTTCTACGTGGAGGGTGGCGGGATCATCATCGAGAATTCCACACCCTATGTTCATCACAATTTGATTGTCGGCAATGCCGCATCACGGCGACCCGCCGGAATCACGAGCGCGGGCGGCGGCGGGATCCGCTGCGGCTTCAGCGACGGCACGCGCATCCTGAATAACGTGGTGATCGGCAACAGCGGCCGCTACGGCGGCGGCATTGTCATCAATTATGCAATCGCCGAAGTGAGCAACAATATTATTGCGCTCAACTCCGGCGGTCAGGATTACGGCGGCGGAGGGTTGTGGACCAACGGCGCCCAAAGTGATACCCTTTTCGTCTGGAACAACACGATTGTGGGAAACAGCTCCGCGCTGCCCGGCGGCGGCATTCGCCGCTTCAGCCAACGGATCATCGGCGGCAACAACATCGTCTGGGGAAACCGGTCCGCGCAAGGCGGCGCGCAAATACACGGCGGCGGAGCGTCGCTGCTCCTGACCTATAGCGGCGTACAGGGCGGCTATGCCGGGACCGGAAATATCACGGACTATCCCGGCTTCGCCGATTCGCTGCTGGCGCTACTCGACGGCTCACCGTGCGTGGACAGCGGCGATCCGAATCCGATCTTCAATGATGCCAATGGCACGCGCAATGACATGGGCGCCTATGGCGGACCGCGCGCAACCGGCTTCAGTTTTGACAGCCCCCCGACGGTCTCGGCGCCCGCGTCCCGGCTGGCGAGCAGTGCGGGCCCGGGATCGGTTGATACGATCGGAGTCGCGATTTCAAATTTCGGATTGACAACATTACTGATCGAAAACGCGTCTTTCGTGACGGGCGAATCCAACGGGCTGCGAGTGGTCAATACTCCGATGCAGGTCCGCCCGGTTGCCGTTGACAGCTTGTACGTGCGCTGGGCGGCGCCGGGAAGCACTGACGTGTTTGATACCCTGCTGATCTTCCACAACGATCCGGCAGCGATGAATCCGGCGCGCATCGCATTCCACGGTCAGCTGTCGGCGGCCGCGGATCCGCGTCGTGAATCCGCCGTGGCTGGGGACCTGTGGATGTCGCAGAACTTCCCGAATCCGTTCAATCCGGAAACCGAGCTTCGTTTCACCCTCCCGTACGATACGCACGTCGTGCTCCAGGTCTTTGATCTCGCGGGGCGGTTGACCACCACGCTCGTCGCCGGCAGGTACGCTGCCGGGAGCCACACCATCAAATGGGACGCAGGCGACACGCCCACCGGTATGTACTTTGCCCGCTTGACGGCGGGAAACCAAACCGTCATGCTGAAGATGCTCTTGCTCAGATGA